The following proteins come from a genomic window of Candidatus Thiodiazotropha sp. CDECU1:
- a CDS encoding catechol 2,3-dioxygenase, with translation MAFKGVLRPGLIQIRVLEMAEALNHYQNILGLDVVSEESDGRVYLKGWDEFDHHSVVLRPAESAGLDFVAFKVDSADYLQEIEPKIVAWGMEVDHVAAGEQPGVGPRIGFTLPSGHRIELYHEIELSDDAPGVVNPEIYTKRPHGMGASRFDHLLCYGPNIGKVREFFCDVLDFYQPEKVDMPEGEDSLAIWLTASNKAHDIAFVEHEEPGKLHHVAFLLQDWNEVGAAADIIAINDVSLDIGPTRHGITRGQTIYFFDPCGNRNEVYAGGYTAYPDHPVRTWDFEHVGKGIFYYERALNDRFLTVLT, from the coding sequence ATGGCATTCAAAGGCGTACTCCGTCCGGGATTGATTCAGATTCGTGTGCTTGAGATGGCTGAGGCACTCAATCACTACCAAAACATACTTGGCCTCGATGTGGTCAGCGAGGAGTCTGACGGTCGGGTATATCTCAAGGGGTGGGACGAGTTCGACCACCATAGTGTGGTGTTGCGACCCGCGGAGAGTGCGGGCCTGGACTTCGTAGCCTTTAAGGTCGACAGTGCCGATTATCTGCAGGAGATCGAGCCGAAAATCGTCGCTTGGGGAATGGAGGTGGATCATGTGGCTGCCGGCGAACAGCCGGGTGTCGGTCCCCGCATCGGTTTCACCCTGCCATCGGGACACCGCATCGAGCTTTACCACGAGATTGAACTCTCTGACGACGCCCCCGGTGTGGTCAACCCCGAGATCTATACAAAACGGCCCCATGGCATGGGGGCCAGCCGCTTCGATCACCTGCTCTGTTACGGACCGAACATCGGTAAGGTTAGGGAGTTTTTCTGCGATGTGCTCGACTTCTACCAACCAGAGAAGGTCGACATGCCGGAAGGCGAGGACTCCCTCGCCATATGGTTGACCGCCAGTAACAAGGCCCATGATATTGCCTTCGTGGAACACGAGGAGCCGGGTAAGCTGCATCACGTAGCCTTCCTGTTGCAGGACTGGAACGAAGTGGGGGCTGCCGCCGACATCATCGCTATCAATGACGTATCCCTCGACATCGGGCCGACCCGTCACGGCATCACCCGCGGTCAGACCATCTATTTCTTTGACCCATGCGGCAATCGGAATGAGGTCTACGCGGGTGGCTACACGGCCTATCCGGATCATCCCGTACGCACCTGGGACTTCGAGCATGTGGGCAAGGGCATCTTCTACTATGAACGCGCCCTCAACGACCGCTTCCTGACGGTTCTTACCTGA
- a CDS encoding GlcG/HbpS family heme-binding protein, with protein MELAVNEPQVHWQAAAEAVAAATQKAEDLGIKINAAVVDKGGNLLAFQRMNGAFLHSIGIAIDKAYTAAGFGFPTRQWMEEIRDVPQLREGIVHRDRLVIFGGGLPIVRHEVVIGAIGVSGGSEEQDEICAKAGLQRLGIGE; from the coding sequence ATGGAGCTGGCGGTCAACGAACCGCAGGTTCATTGGCAGGCGGCGGCCGAAGCGGTGGCCGCCGCCACCCAGAAGGCCGAGGATCTGGGGATCAAGATCAATGCCGCGGTGGTGGACAAGGGGGGCAATCTGCTTGCCTTTCAGCGTATGAACGGTGCCTTTCTGCACTCCATCGGTATTGCCATAGACAAGGCATACACGGCTGCTGGCTTTGGTTTCCCCACTCGTCAGTGGATGGAAGAGATTCGCGATGTGCCGCAACTGCGTGAGGGTATAGTTCACCGCGACCGCCTGGTGATTTTCGGTGGTGGATTGCCCATTGTCCGGCACGAAGTGGTGATCGGCGCCATCGGTGTCTCCGGCGGCTCGGAAGAGCAGGATGAAATCTGTGCCAAGGCGGGTCTGCAGCGGCTTGGAATAGGAGAGTGA
- a CDS encoding tautomerase family protein — protein MPLIQATILEGRSQVQKEAFYAAITQVAVETLNVKPEQVRVIIQEVPKAHWAVAGVSMAEREAHP, from the coding sequence ATGCCGTTAATTCAGGCAACCATCCTGGAAGGCCGTAGCCAGGTGCAGAAGGAGGCGTTCTATGCAGCTATTACCCAGGTGGCCGTTGAGACGTTGAATGTAAAGCCTGAGCAGGTGCGTGTCATCATCCAGGAGGTACCTAAGGCCCACTGGGCGGTTGCCGGTGTCTCGATGGCTGAACGCGAGGCTCATCCATAG
- a CDS encoding ketopantoate reductase family protein: MRFLIVGAGGIGAYYGARLLNAGHEVVFVARGDHLDALRTKGLCVKHPDFNFEGRVKAVDQMELVDTLAVDSFDLVIVTIKAGATEDVMTFLHPWLCIANTPVLSLQNGVDNEITIASQVGSERTVGGLAVRIGGHIIRPGVIEATGAAQVVMGVWRRASDHPRLQQELARIAACFNAASIPTTLSEDIQRALWRKLLINNGVNPLSALTGLDTRALTAHPVLTRSVYRLMQETALAATADGVRLQAADIDEMYRLICQFDAIKTSMLVDREKGNPLELDAISGAVVNRCRKLGQEATLTELVQALLESRLAAEGACISL, from the coding sequence ATGCGATTTCTGATCGTTGGTGCCGGTGGGATCGGCGCCTACTATGGCGCACGCTTGCTGAATGCCGGTCATGAGGTGGTGTTTGTCGCCAGGGGTGATCATCTGGATGCCCTGCGAACCAAGGGGTTGTGCGTCAAGCATCCGGATTTCAACTTCGAGGGGAGGGTAAAAGCGGTGGATCAGATGGAACTGGTCGATACGCTTGCGGTAGACAGTTTCGATCTTGTCATTGTGACGATCAAGGCGGGTGCAACCGAAGATGTGATGACATTTCTTCACCCCTGGCTCTGCATTGCCAATACACCGGTGCTATCCCTGCAGAACGGTGTGGACAACGAAATTACTATCGCATCCCAGGTCGGGAGCGAAAGGACCGTCGGCGGCCTCGCGGTACGCATCGGTGGCCATATCATCCGTCCCGGTGTCATCGAAGCGACAGGTGCTGCGCAAGTCGTCATGGGGGTCTGGAGGCGCGCCTCGGATCATCCGCGATTGCAGCAAGAGCTGGCGCGAATCGCTGCTTGCTTCAACGCTGCATCGATCCCGACAACCCTGAGTGAGGATATCCAGAGGGCATTGTGGCGAAAGCTGCTGATCAATAACGGTGTGAATCCGCTCTCTGCCCTGACCGGTCTTGATACACGTGCTTTAACGGCACATCCGGTGCTTACCCGAAGCGTCTATCGGCTGATGCAGGAGACAGCCCTTGCCGCCACCGCTGACGGTGTTCGTCTGCAAGCCGCCGATATCGATGAGATGTATCGACTGATCTGTCAGTTCGACGCCATCAAGACCTCAATGCTGGTGGATCGGGAGAAAGGGAATCCTTTGGAGCTGGATGCCATCAGCGGCGCTGTGGTCAATCGCTGTCGCAAGTTGGGGCAGGAGGCGACACTTACTGAACTGGTTCAGGCACTGCTCGAGAGCCGCCTTGCAGCTGAGGGTGCTTGTATCTCTCTTTAA
- a CDS encoding gamma-glutamylcyclotransferase family protein, with protein MSYLSRVFVYGTLRRNEVNHYLLAQASYCGTWVTAPQYKMVDLGAYPGVVKNGAGCIEGEVYQVNAQQMADLDRLEGYPHAYTREVIATPWGKAWIYLYRGNLRDRAVIPSGVWRETIVRRRWSR; from the coding sequence ATGAGCTATTTATCACGAGTCTTTGTTTACGGAACCCTGCGTCGGAATGAGGTCAATCACTACCTCCTTGCGCAGGCGTCCTATTGTGGCACATGGGTAACTGCACCTCAGTATAAAATGGTCGATTTGGGGGCCTACCCTGGTGTGGTGAAAAATGGCGCTGGCTGTATCGAGGGGGAGGTGTATCAAGTGAACGCGCAGCAGATGGCGGACCTGGACCGGTTGGAGGGCTATCCCCATGCCTACACAAGAGAAGTGATCGCAACACCCTGGGGCAAGGCGTGGATCTATCTCTATCGTGGCAACCTGAGGGACAGGGCAGTGATACCCAGCGGTGTCTGGCGCGAGACTATCGTGCGCAGACGCTGGTCACGCTAG
- a CDS encoding nitrogen fixation protein NifZ, whose product MTLEQLNPGDMVYAASHIYNDGGIPEIPDDALLAKPGTRGVIVETGHLEEAPERAIFLVRFEDSELNLGPPTGCWPEELSPSELDFEENP is encoded by the coding sequence GTGACACTGGAACAACTCAATCCTGGAGACATGGTCTATGCGGCCAGCCACATCTATAACGATGGCGGGATACCTGAAATTCCCGACGATGCCCTGTTGGCAAAACCCGGTACCCGTGGCGTCATCGTCGAGACCGGGCATCTGGAGGAGGCACCGGAGAGAGCGATCTTTCTGGTCCGCTTTGAAGACAGCGAATTGAATCTCGGTCCGCCCACCGGATGCTGGCCGGAGGAGCTAAGTCCAAGCGAACTGGATTTTGAAGAAAACCCCTAG
- a CDS encoding HesB/IscA family protein, which translates to MITLTESAQKAIGRFIKGAESPVQGLRISVTGGGCSGMQYGLALEEAPKKDDTIVEVSGLKIFVDPYSAPMLNGVTVDFLDSMDGSGFKFENPNASASCGCGSSFSA; encoded by the coding sequence ATGATCACACTCACAGAGAGCGCCCAGAAAGCGATAGGCAGATTTATCAAAGGTGCTGAGTCGCCTGTGCAAGGACTGCGAATATCGGTAACCGGTGGCGGCTGTTCCGGCATGCAGTATGGACTGGCCCTGGAAGAGGCGCCGAAAAAAGACGACACCATCGTCGAGGTCAGCGGCCTGAAGATATTCGTCGACCCCTACAGCGCACCGATGTTGAACGGGGTAACAGTGGATTTTCTCGACAGCATGGATGGCAGCGGTTTCAAATTTGAAAATCCCAATGCCAGCGCCAGTTGCGGTTGCGGCAGTTCATTTTCAGCCTAA
- the nifU gene encoding Fe-S cluster assembly protein NifU, producing MWDYSEKVQEHFFNPRNAGAVDEANAVGDVGSLSCGDALRLTLKVDPGSEVILEAGFQTFGCGSAIASSSALTEIIKGMKIDDALSVSNQDIADFLDGLPPEKMHCSVMGREALQAAVANYRGEEWKDDHEEGALVCKCFAIDEVMIEETVRANGLRTVEEVTNYTKAGGGCSACHEGIEDILGRVLAEQGETFDPNAVAGEIKKPQSGLTNLQRMKRIEELLEEIRPNLQRDHGDVELVEVDGKYIYVKMIGACAGCQMAATTLGGIQQHLAEGLGEFIQVLPAEELARRAAMGG from the coding sequence ATGTGGGACTATTCCGAAAAGGTTCAGGAACATTTCTTCAATCCTCGCAATGCGGGTGCCGTGGATGAAGCCAATGCGGTGGGCGATGTGGGTTCACTCTCCTGTGGTGATGCGCTGCGTTTGACCCTCAAGGTGGATCCCGGCTCCGAGGTGATTCTCGAAGCGGGATTTCAGACCTTCGGCTGCGGTTCGGCCATCGCCTCGAGCTCGGCGCTGACGGAAATCATCAAGGGCATGAAAATCGATGATGCCCTGAGTGTGAGCAACCAGGATATTGCCGATTTTCTCGATGGACTGCCACCGGAGAAGATGCACTGTTCGGTGATGGGGCGTGAGGCACTGCAGGCAGCAGTCGCCAACTACCGTGGTGAGGAGTGGAAGGACGACCATGAAGAGGGCGCCCTGGTCTGCAAGTGTTTCGCCATCGATGAAGTGATGATCGAAGAGACGGTGCGCGCCAATGGTCTGCGTACCGTGGAAGAGGTGACCAACTATACCAAGGCCGGTGGCGGTTGCTCCGCCTGTCACGAGGGCATCGAGGATATCCTGGGCCGTGTACTGGCGGAGCAGGGCGAGACCTTTGATCCGAATGCCGTCGCCGGTGAGATAAAGAAACCCCAATCGGGATTGACCAATCTGCAGCGCATGAAGCGCATCGAGGAGCTGCTGGAGGAGATCCGTCCCAATCTGCAGCGTGACCATGGGGATGTGGAACTGGTGGAGGTGGATGGCAAGTATATCTACGTCAAGATGATCGGGGCCTGTGCCGGTTGTCAGATGGCGGCCACCACCCTGGGGGGTATACAACAGCATCTGGCGGAGGGTCTGGGTGAATTCATTCAGGTGCTGCCCGCGGAAGAGCTGGCCCGCCGTGCGGCGATGGGGGGTTGA
- the nifS gene encoding cysteine desulfurase NifS: MAEGIYLDNNATTMVAPEVVEEMLPFFTEQFGNPSSLHQFGDKVGRALKKARKQVQALLGAEHDSEIIFTSCGTESDSTAILSALKAQPDRKEIITTVVEHPAVLTLCEYLEKEGYTVHYLKVDSKGRLDIQEYHKLLSDNVAIVSVMWANNESGTLFPVEEMAEMARSAGVLFHTDAVQAVGKLPINLKDTCIDMLSLSGHKLHAPKGIGVLYLRRGVRFRPLLRGGHQERGRRAGTENAASVVALGKACEMAMEAMEYEKTFVKSMRDRLEQGILEQVSHCFVTGDPNNRLPNTCNIAFEYIEGEAILLLLNKLGIAASSGSACTSGSLEPSHVMRAMDIPFTAAHGSVRLSLSRYNTMQEIERVIEAVPPIVAQLRKLSPYWSGEGPVEEPEKAFAPSYA, from the coding sequence ATGGCTGAGGGTATCTATCTGGACAACAACGCCACCACCATGGTGGCCCCCGAGGTGGTGGAGGAGATGCTTCCCTTCTTCACCGAACAGTTCGGCAATCCCTCGTCCCTGCATCAGTTCGGTGACAAGGTGGGTCGCGCCTTGAAGAAGGCACGCAAGCAGGTTCAGGCCTTGTTGGGGGCCGAACACGATTCGGAGATCATCTTCACCTCCTGTGGCACGGAATCGGATTCGACGGCAATTCTCTCTGCCCTCAAGGCCCAGCCGGATCGCAAGGAGATCATTACCACCGTTGTCGAACACCCGGCGGTTCTGACCCTCTGCGAGTATCTGGAGAAGGAGGGCTACACGGTTCACTATCTGAAGGTGGACAGCAAGGGACGTCTCGATATTCAGGAGTACCACAAGCTGCTCTCCGACAATGTGGCCATCGTCTCCGTGATGTGGGCCAACAATGAGAGCGGCACCCTGTTCCCGGTAGAGGAGATGGCCGAGATGGCCCGCTCCGCCGGCGTCCTGTTCCATACCGATGCGGTGCAGGCGGTGGGTAAGTTGCCCATCAACCTGAAGGATACCTGTATCGATATGCTCTCACTCTCCGGCCACAAGCTGCACGCCCCCAAGGGCATTGGCGTGCTCTACTTGCGCCGCGGGGTGCGCTTCCGTCCACTGTTACGCGGTGGTCACCAGGAACGGGGGCGTCGTGCCGGTACCGAGAACGCCGCTTCCGTGGTCGCTCTCGGCAAGGCCTGTGAGATGGCGATGGAGGCGATGGAGTATGAAAAGACCTTCGTCAAAAGCATGCGCGACCGACTCGAACAGGGCATCCTGGAACAGGTCAGCCACTGCTTCGTCACCGGCGATCCCAACAATCGTCTGCCCAACACCTGCAACATCGCCTTCGAGTACATCGAGGGCGAGGCGATCCTGTTGTTGTTGAACAAGCTGGGTATCGCCGCCTCCAGCGGCTCCGCCTGTACCTCGGGCTCGCTGGAGCCTTCCCATGTGATGCGGGCGATGGACATACCCTTTACCGCGGCCCATGGCTCCGTACGTTTGTCCCTTTCACGCTACAACACCATGCAAGAGATCGAACGGGTCATCGAGGCGGTGCCGCCCATCGTCGCGCAACTGCGCAAACTTTCACCCTACTGGAGTGGCGAGGGCCCGGTTGAAGAACCGGAAAAGGCCTTTGCACCCAGCTATGCCTGA
- a CDS encoding S8 family serine peptidase: MKLLRPLARATLAYLVLISAGVSGISQAAGMPEGIPLQGGAQAQMLQLANETNRIIVKYHQSTDATAAVSAISQQVLQTTGHDITHLGTTGTGAQLFKLDEMLPLEEVEGIIDDLEVQPGIAYAEADKWVFPLYVPSDPRYNEQWHYYETPAGVRLPEAWDRATGEDVMVAVIDTGYTDHADLVDNLQLPGADLIIDTNVSNDGDGRDQDAQDPGDWSPNCGWNESTWHGTHTGGTVAAVEGNGIGVTGVAFNAKVLPVRVLGTCGGWLSDIADGIIWAAGGSLSDMPINQNPAQVINISSGANSSSCSLFMQEAIDTALQLGTTIVAAAGNTNSDAAGTEPGNCGGVITVAATDRAGNRASFSNYGSLVDIAAPGVRVLSSSNTGATTPENDSYEYYQGTSMATPHVSGVAALLYSIRPDISPGEVEQILKETAQPFPGSCSGCGTGLLDAAAAVAATIDTIPDPDPQPDLVMLENGVVQSGLSGTGDESLLFAIDLPADAEHLKFIISGGSGDADLYVKFGSEPILSSFDCRPYLQGNAETCRISHAREGRYFVLIHGYTAFSDLSLVASYVESSIPDPDSRRFENSDDYQIPNFSFRGARSPIDVPISGSSGTVEVQVEINHPVMQEVYIRLITPNGQSFRLSHGHRGENLSQTFALSLGDIQASGRWTLQVTDFGFYGQGYIDAWSIAFQ; encoded by the coding sequence ATGAAACTATTACGACCTCTTGCTCGTGCAACGCTGGCCTACCTCGTGCTCATAAGCGCGGGAGTATCTGGAATTTCACAGGCTGCGGGCATGCCTGAAGGAATCCCCCTGCAGGGCGGCGCCCAGGCCCAGATGCTTCAGCTCGCGAATGAAACCAATCGCATAATCGTCAAATATCACCAGTCAACCGACGCCACTGCCGCCGTCAGTGCAATCTCCCAGCAGGTGCTGCAAACCACCGGCCATGACATAACCCACCTGGGCACTACCGGCACTGGTGCACAGCTCTTCAAGCTTGACGAGATGCTTCCACTGGAGGAGGTGGAGGGGATTATCGATGATCTTGAAGTGCAACCCGGTATCGCGTATGCGGAAGCTGACAAGTGGGTTTTTCCACTCTATGTACCATCCGATCCACGCTACAACGAACAATGGCACTACTACGAAACCCCCGCTGGCGTCAGGTTGCCCGAAGCATGGGATAGGGCTACCGGCGAGGATGTGATGGTCGCGGTCATCGATACCGGTTACACAGACCATGCCGACCTGGTCGACAATCTACAACTCCCGGGCGCTGACCTGATAATTGACACCAATGTATCCAACGACGGTGATGGGCGTGATCAGGATGCACAAGACCCAGGTGACTGGTCACCGAATTGCGGTTGGAACGAAAGCACCTGGCACGGCACCCACACCGGCGGTACCGTTGCCGCGGTTGAGGGCAACGGCATTGGCGTCACCGGTGTCGCTTTCAATGCCAAGGTACTACCTGTGCGTGTACTTGGCACCTGTGGCGGCTGGCTCTCGGATATAGCCGACGGCATTATCTGGGCTGCCGGTGGCAGTCTGAGTGATATGCCGATCAATCAAAACCCTGCCCAGGTCATTAACATTAGCAGTGGCGCTAACTCCAGTAGCTGTTCACTCTTCATGCAGGAGGCCATCGATACGGCCCTGCAACTGGGCACCACCATCGTAGCAGCTGCCGGCAATACCAATTCGGATGCCGCGGGAACCGAACCCGGAAACTGTGGCGGTGTGATTACCGTTGCCGCCACCGACAGGGCTGGTAACCGTGCCTCTTTTTCCAACTATGGCAGTTTGGTCGATATCGCTGCGCCTGGGGTAAGAGTACTTTCCTCTTCGAACACAGGCGCCACCACACCGGAGAACGACAGCTACGAGTATTATCAGGGCACAAGTATGGCCACACCTCATGTGAGTGGCGTGGCAGCCTTGCTCTATTCCATCAGACCCGACATATCCCCTGGCGAAGTTGAACAGATTCTGAAGGAGACCGCGCAACCCTTTCCAGGTTCATGCAGTGGATGCGGCACCGGCCTCCTGGATGCGGCGGCAGCCGTGGCAGCCACCATCGATACCATCCCGGACCCTGATCCCCAACCCGATTTGGTGATGCTGGAAAATGGTGTTGTCCAAAGCGGTCTCTCTGGTACAGGGGATGAAAGTTTGCTGTTCGCCATCGATCTACCAGCCGACGCCGAGCATCTGAAATTCATCATAAGCGGCGGCAGTGGTGATGCCGATCTGTATGTGAAATTCGGATCCGAGCCCATTTTGAGCAGCTTCGATTGCAGGCCCTACCTACAGGGTAACGCTGAGACCTGCAGAATATCCCATGCCCGGGAGGGCAGGTATTTTGTATTGATTCATGGCTATACCGCCTTCTCCGATCTCTCATTGGTGGCCTCCTATGTTGAGAGCTCAATTCCGGACCCGGACAGCAGGCGATTTGAGAACAGTGATGACTACCAGATTCCGAACTTCAGTTTTCGCGGAGCCAGGAGTCCTATCGATGTACCGATATCAGGTAGCAGTGGCACAGTCGAGGTACAGGTCGAGATCAATCACCCCGTTATGCAGGAAGTCTATATCCGACTGATTACACCCAATGGACAGAGCTTCAGACTCAGTCATGGTCATCGGGGTGAAAACCTCAGTCAAACCTTCGCCCTCAGCCTGGGCGACATTCAAGCATCAGGCAGGTGGACGTTACAGGTGACAGACTTTGGCTTTTATGGTCAAGGCTATATCGACGCCTGGAGTATCGCTTTCCAGTGA
- a CDS encoding aminoacyl-tRNA deacylase, producing MSISNTVRSFIERQAIPFEVLTHKHTQSSRESAATAHIKSSHLAKAVIVKEGDDYMMVVVPSDYHVHLGKLHQLLEREVGLATESELAQLFPDCDLGAIPPLGTAYKLITFVDRSLLNRPVIYFESGDHEHLIKVSGNEFAQLLGDAEAVNISRYH from the coding sequence ATGAGTATTTCCAACACTGTAAGGTCTTTCATCGAGCGGCAGGCCATACCCTTCGAAGTACTAACCCACAAGCATACCCAATCCAGCAGGGAGAGCGCCGCCACCGCCCACATCAAGAGTAGCCATCTTGCCAAAGCGGTGATTGTGAAAGAGGGAGATGACTATATGATGGTGGTCGTGCCCAGTGACTACCATGTCCATTTGGGCAAACTGCATCAGTTGCTCGAAAGGGAGGTGGGTCTTGCCACCGAGAGTGAGTTGGCGCAACTCTTTCCCGATTGCGATCTGGGGGCCATCCCACCCCTGGGTACGGCATATAAACTGATCACATTCGTGGACAGATCCCTGTTGAATCGGCCAGTGATCTATTTCGAGTCGGGAGATCACGAGCACCTGATAAAGGTTTCAGGGAATGAGTTCGCTCAACTTTTAGGTGATGCGGAGGCTGTGAATATAAGTCGGTATCACTAG
- a CDS encoding efflux RND transporter periplasmic adaptor subunit: MRLPVLLSVLTGMVYISDLSAMDTLIEARAAVQSEIQSGFTRAHSRLILSAEQAGRVLSVTGDVGDTIKEGEPFACLDDTYLTLELRANQAERDALKVDKAYFRKEVVRYSKLLKKNSSSESQLDTAQRNLDKTRTQIKALVIAAEILEERKQRLCISPPTGWWVTKRHVEPGQWVNAGEPVVEVGDYSRLVAPFALSVAEYEALQAQRELGLKVNLPEFQAQLPASLIRISPAFDEQSRKIHFELELSSGLPAYRGGIRVDLPLQIPMRSGAVLVPERAVQQRYEQYWMKRPDGSEIAVVYLGRSNGSDAGWVRVVSPDIKPGDRFQVMGE, translated from the coding sequence ATGAGACTACCAGTTCTACTCTCTGTTCTCACCGGGATGGTCTATATCTCCGATCTCTCTGCAATGGATACGCTGATAGAGGCCAGGGCAGCCGTGCAGAGTGAGATACAGTCAGGTTTCACCCGCGCCCATTCCAGGTTGATCCTCTCCGCAGAACAGGCGGGACGCGTCCTATCCGTGACCGGTGATGTTGGTGACACCATCAAGGAGGGAGAGCCATTTGCCTGTCTGGATGATACCTACCTGACCCTGGAACTGCGGGCAAATCAGGCAGAGCGCGATGCATTGAAGGTGGATAAGGCCTATTTCCGCAAGGAGGTGGTTCGCTACAGTAAATTGTTGAAAAAGAATAGTTCTTCCGAAAGCCAGTTGGATACCGCGCAACGTAATCTGGATAAGACCCGGACCCAGATCAAGGCGCTGGTTATCGCCGCGGAGATATTGGAAGAGCGTAAGCAGCGGCTCTGTATCAGCCCACCAACTGGTTGGTGGGTTACCAAACGTCATGTGGAACCGGGTCAATGGGTCAACGCCGGTGAACCGGTGGTGGAGGTTGGGGATTACAGTCGTCTGGTGGCGCCTTTCGCCCTCAGCGTTGCGGAGTACGAGGCCTTGCAGGCACAACGGGAGTTGGGGCTGAAGGTCAATCTACCAGAATTCCAGGCCCAACTGCCGGCCAGTCTGATCAGGATCTCGCCTGCCTTCGATGAGCAGTCACGCAAGATACATTTTGAGCTCGAACTCTCCAGTGGGCTGCCTGCTTACCGGGGCGGTATAAGGGTGGACCTGCCGTTGCAGATTCCCATGCGCTCCGGCGCAGTACTGGTGCCTGAGCGCGCGGTCCAGCAACGCTACGAACAATACTGGATGAAACGTCCCGATGGCAGCGAGATTGCCGTGGTCTATCTGGGACGTTCCAATGGATCTGATGCAGGCTGGGTGCGAGTGGTCTCACCCGATATAAAACCGGGTGACCGGTTCCAGGTGATGGGTGAGTAA
- a CDS encoding GNAT family N-acetyltransferase: MSSRLMIDATYCERITLNSGENVCLRMVRPSDKAAMLRAFAELSGPSRHKRFFAAKQTLTENDLRYFTETDGWDHFALGAVVIDEDGREGDGLGIARFIRLNDDPECAEVAITVIDRMQGNGVGRALLERLVTAAVERGITRFRFECLAHNQEMQHLVKKVCRVVETRSDGEIIIAETDLPSQIPQSPPSAPEHLYHFYDLFRAMAIQSVDLQMSLSRVAIKRSMRTSFIGADMLKRMKRPSLFKSG; the protein is encoded by the coding sequence ATGAGCAGCCGACTGATGATCGATGCCACTTACTGTGAACGTATCACCCTGAATTCTGGGGAGAATGTCTGTCTCCGGATGGTTCGCCCCTCGGATAAGGCGGCGATGCTGCGTGCCTTTGCCGAGCTCTCCGGGCCGTCACGCCACAAGCGTTTCTTTGCCGCAAAACAGACTCTCACCGAGAACGATCTACGCTATTTCACCGAGACCGATGGCTGGGACCATTTCGCCCTGGGCGCGGTTGTCATCGATGAGGACGGCCGGGAAGGAGATGGACTTGGAATTGCCCGTTTCATCCGACTGAATGACGACCCCGAATGCGCGGAGGTGGCGATTACCGTTATCGACCGCATGCAAGGGAATGGGGTCGGCCGGGCCCTGCTCGAGCGACTGGTCACCGCCGCTGTCGAACGGGGCATCACCCGCTTTCGTTTCGAGTGCCTGGCGCATAATCAGGAGATGCAACACCTGGTGAAAAAGGTCTGCCGTGTGGTCGAGACCCGCTCTGACGGCGAGATCATCATTGCAGAGACCGACCTGCCCAGCCAGATCCCCCAGAGTCCCCCCTCTGCGCCGGAACACCTGTACCATTTTTATGATCTGTTTCGCGCCATGGCGATCCAATCTGTCGATCTGCAGATGAGTCTTAGCCGTGTCGCCATAAAACGGAGCATGAGGACGAGCTTCATCGGCGCCGATATGCTGAAAAGGATGAAACGCCCTTCCCTGTTCAAGTCGGGCTGA